A stretch of Cicer arietinum cultivar CDC Frontier isolate Library 1 chromosome 5, Cicar.CDCFrontier_v2.0, whole genome shotgun sequence DNA encodes these proteins:
- the LOC140920547 gene encoding uncharacterized protein translates to MRTRGGKSDGGDYSRVRPRTQSNRRAAVEKRRKRNEERQAPQDEQPQDEQPQQNLMFDAEQDEQPHDEQPQHDHEFYDEYDQQQQHFDDEHGQQHQPDEPMFLGGPYDLSVLTDYEHHIAINVWNGDVSK, encoded by the coding sequence tgaggACCAGAGGAGGAAAATCTGACGGTGGTGATTATTCGCGAGTTCGGCCTCGtacacaatcaaataggagagctgctgttgaaaaaaggagaaagagaaaTGAGGAAAGGCAGGCGCCTCAGGACGAGCAGCCCCAGGATGAGCAGCCACAGCAAAATCTTATGTTTGATGCAGAACAGGATGAGCAGCCCCATGATGAGCAGCCTCAGCACGATCATGagttttatgatgaatatgaccagcagcagcaacattttgatgatgaacatggtcAGCAGCACCAGCCTGATGAACCCATGTTTCTTGGAGGTCCTTATGATCTTTCTGTCCTTACAGATTATGAGCATCATATTGCAATTAATGTGTGGAATGGAgatgttagtaaataa